Genomic segment of Gammaproteobacteria bacterium:
GTCCCAGCTGGGTTTTGATGTGATCCAGCGGAGTTGCGCCAGTGACGCTATCGATGCCGGACTGACCAAAAATGATCTGCAGCGATTCGCTCAGGCCCAAGGATGTTTCGCGAAGATCCACACTGGCGACCCAGGAAGTCATTTCGCGCGGGAAGGAAATCAGCAGAATCGCGTAGCCAACCATGGCGGGATTGAATGGATTATGGCCTAGGCCGCCGTAAAGATGTTTGGCGACGACGATGGCGAAAAATACTCCGAGCAGGGTGATCCACCACGGTGCAATCGGCGGAATGGACAGCGCCAGCAAGAATGCGGTAACCAGCGCGCTGCCGTCACTCAGGAACGGTGCCAATGGGCGATTGCGCAGTTTGAGCATCAACGCTTCCAGTCCGAGCGCAAAAACGCAGGCCAGGAGCAGATTGATGTAGACGCCGGCACCGAAAAACCAGCCATAGGTCAACAGACCGGGGACCAGTGCCAGTAACACGATCAGCATGATGCGCGTCACCGAATTGCTGGCGTGAAAATGGGGCGAGCTGGGCGTGAGTAATTTCATTCTTGAGAATTTTCGCTACTGTTTACCGGATCAGTCACGGCCTTGATTTTGGCGCGGCGCTGATCTGCCTCGACAATGGCCTGCTGCTGTTCGCTGGTCAAATTATCCGTGTTGCGCGGTTGATATTGCTGCTGGTTTTTTTTGGCTTTGGCGCGTTCCAGCGCAGCCAGAATGGCAGCCTGTTTCACGTCGCCACCATCGTTTGGTGCGCTGGGTGTTTCTGCGGCTGGCGCGGTCTGGTTTTTGACGGCATCAATCGCTGCTTTGCTTAAACGCTTGGCTTCTTTTTCGGCTTTTTCGCGTTCAAGGCGGCTTTGGCGGAAGTCATGGCGCTCACGGGCCTGATCGGCTTTTTGTTTGTCGCGTTCGCGCTTCCAGATCTGGCCTTTGGCGAAGCGATACACCTGTACCAGTGGAATATTGCTGGGGCAGACATAGTCACAGCAGCCGCATTCGATGCAGTCGAACAGGTTGTAGTTTTGCACCTTGTCGAATTCTTCGGCCTTGCTCAACCAGTACATTTGCTGCGGCAGCAGTTTGACCGGGCAGACTTCCACGCAAGAGCCACAGCGAATGCATGGCATGGTGCGGTCTCTGGGAGGCAGCACGGCCACATTGCCGGCGTCGACAATAATGCAGTTGCTGGTTTTGATGATGGGCACCTGGCTGTCGTGCAGCGCGAATCCCATCATCGGGCCGCCCATGATGATCCGCTGACTGTTGCGCAGATTGCCGCCGCAAAATTCAACGAGATCCTCGACCAGCGTGCCGATCAGCACTTGCAGATTGCGCGGTTGGGCAACATCGCCAGTGATGGTGACGTAGCGGGAAACCAGCGGTTCGCCGCGATTGACGGCGTAATACACCGCTGCGGCTGTCGCGACGTTTTGACACAGCACACCCACGTGCAGCGGCAGGCCGTTGGCGGGTACTTCCAGTCCGGTGACTGTGTAAATCAGCTGTTTTTCACCGCCGGCAGGATAGCGGGTGGGAACGATGGCAATGCTGATGTCGGAAATGTTTTGCTCGGCCAGTGCCTGTTGCAGGGCGGCGATGGCCTGCGGTTTGTTGTCTTCAATGGCGATGATGCAGTTTTTGGCCTGCACTGCGTGGCGAATGATTTTGACGCCTTCGATGATGTCGTGGGGGCGTTCTTGCATCAGCCGGTCGTCGCAGGTGATGTAGGGTTCGCACTCCGCACCATTGATGATCAGGGTATCGATGAGCTTGCCGGGGCCGGGATTGAGTTTGACGTAGGTGGGGAAGCCCGCACCGCCCAGACCGACAATGCCGGCTTCGCGAATCAGGTTGCGTAGCGCGCTGGGTGCCATCGTGCGGAAATCCTGGCCGTGGGTTTCCCGGGGAGCCCAGGTGTCCTGAAAATCAGGCTCAATGACGATACACGGTGCGCGCATGCCTGACGGATGCGGTACCACCTGGTCGTCGATGGATACGACCGTGCCCGAGGTAGGTGCATGCAGGGTGGCGGACACGTACTCGGTGGCACGCGCAATTAATTGGCCTTTGAGTACTTTCTCACCTGGTTGAACCACAACTTCGGCGCTGCTGCCAATGTGCTGGTGCAGCGGCAGAATCAGGCGCGATGGAATCGGTGCGCGCTGACTGGGCAGGTCGCAGGTGGATTCCTTGTAGCTTGGGACTTTGATGCCGCCGAAAAAAGAAAACAGTTTCATGTCAGGCGCGTGCCTCAAACGGTTTGACGACGACGGGAATGGCGTCCAGTCCCTGGGGGACGGGCCATTGCCACTGCTCGATGGGGACGGCTACTGGCACCATGTCGATGCAGTCCACCGGGCAGGGTGGGAGGCATAGTTCACAGCCAGTGCACTCTGAGGCGATGATGGTGTGCATGTGCTTGGCTGCGCCCAGAATGGCGTCTACCGGACACGCCTGAATGCATAGGGTGCAACCGATGCAGTTGTTCTCGTCGATGACGGCAACCATGGTGGGTTTTTCTGCGCCATTTTCAGGGTTCAGCGGTTTGGGCTGCACGCCCAGCAAATCCGCCAATGCCTGAATGGTGGGTTCACCACCGGGTGGACACTGGTTAATCTCTGCCTCGCCGTTGGCCATGGCCTGGGCATAGGGACGGCATCCGGCAAAGCCGCACTGACCGCATTGGGTTTGTGGCAGCAGCTTGTCGATTTTCTCGACCAGCGGGTCGCCTTCAACCTTGAAAAACACGGCGGCAAAGCCGAGCAGTAAACCAAAAACGGTGGCCAGTGCGCTAAGAACCAGAATGGCGGTGAGCATGGCTTAACCTTTCACCAATCCGGCAAAGCCCATGAAGGCGGTGGACATCAGGCCAGCGGTAATCAGGGTGATGGCCGGGCCACGAAAGGCCAGTGGGACATCGCCAACAGCAATGCGCTCGCGCAGTGAGGCAAACAAAATCAGCGCCAGCGAAAAGCCCATCGCGCCGCCAAAACCGTAAACGGCGGATTGCAAAAATCCATGCTCATGTTGCACGTTCAGCAGCGCCAGACCCAGCACCACACAGTTGGTGGTGATCAGTGGCAGATAAATGCCCAGCATCTGGTACAGCAGCGGACTGGTTTTGTGCACCACCATTTCGGTGAATTGTACTACTACCGCAATCACCAGAATGAAGGCGATGGTGCGCAGGTATTCCAGTTCAAACGGTATCAGCAGATAGGTATTGACCAGATAACTGCAGATTGATGACAGGGTCAGCACAAACGTGGTGGCCAATGCCATGCCGGTGGCGGTTTCCAGTTTGCGCGAAACGCCCATGAACGGACACAGGCCAAGAAATTTCACCAGCACGAAATTGTTTACCAATACCGTACTCAGTAGGATCAGTGCGAATTCAGTCATCGTGCCTGTGTGCTTCCTGTTTAATGTGGCGTGGCATCCGTTACCGCGAACTTTATTTTACGCGCATGCCGGGCTGCGCGCCTTCTTCGGGATTTAAAATCCACAAATCCTTGCCGCCGGGGCCGGCTGCCAGCACCATGCCTTCGGACATGCCAAAGCGCATTTTGCGCGGCGCCAGGTTGGCGACCATGACCGTCAGCTTGCCTTTGAGTTGTTCCGGCGAATAGGCAGATTTAATTCCAGCAAATACCTGACGGGTTTCGCCGCCCAGATCCAGTTGCAGGCGCAGCAATTTTTCTGCGCCTTCGACGTGATCTGCTTCGACGATACGCGCGATGCGCAAATCAATTTTGGCGAAATCATCGTACTCAATCGTGGGGAAAATCGGCTCCATCGTCTGGGCCGTGCTGCTGGATTTTGCAGCGGGCGCAGCCGCGGGGATGTCTTCTTTGGAGGCTTCAATCATGGCTTCAATTTTTTTCTCATCAACGCGAGTCATCAATGGTTTGAACGCATTGATGCGGTGGTCGCGCAGTGGCTTGGCAACGCTGTTCCACTGCATGGCATCAATGTTGAGAAACTCCTCGCTGGCCTGCGCCATGGCGGGCAGCACTGGCTTGAGGTAGTTCATCAGCACGCGGAACAGATTAATGCCCATGCTGCAGATGTCTTGCAGGGCCTGATCAGCGCCTTCCTGTTTGGCAACAACCCAGGGCTGTTTTTCGTCGATGTACTGATTGGCTTTGTCGGCCAGCGCCATAATGTCGCGGGTGGCACGGCCAAATTCGCGAGCTTCGTAGTGTTCTGCAATGATTTCTGCCTGGTCAACAAAGCTTTGGTAAAGCTCAGGCTCAGCGAGCGTGGCTGACAGTTTGCCATCAAAGCGCTTGCTGATAAAACCGGCACAACGTGAGGCTATGTTCACAACCTTGCCGACCAGGTCTGCGTTGACGCGACTGGTGAAGTCATCAAATTGCAGATCCAGGTCTTCAATGCGGCTGTTCAGGCGCGCGGCGAAGTAGTAGCGCAGATATTCCGGGTTGAGATGATCCAGATAGGTGCGGGCCTTGATGAAGGTGCCGCGTGACTTGGACATCTTGTGGCCGTTGACGGTTAAAAAGCCGTGGCAGAAAACGGCGCTGGGTTTGCGGAAACCGCCGCCTTCCAGCATGGCTGGCCAGAACAGCGAGTGGAAATAGAGAATGTCCTTGCCGATGAAGTGGTAAACCTCGGCATCGCTGTCTTTTTTCCAGAAGCTGTCGAAGTCGATATTTTGCTTGGCGCACAGATTTTTAAAGCTGGCGATGTAACCGATGGGTGCGTCCAGCCAGACGTAGAAAAATTTGTTTTTGTGGTCGGGAATTTCAAAACCAAAATACGGCGCGTCACGGGAAATGTCCCAGTCGGCCAGACCGGCGTCGAACCACTCGCGCAGTTTGTTGCTGACTTCGGGCTGCAGGGTAGAGCTTTTTTCGCCGTTGTCGCCGTTGCCTGTCCACTGGCGCAGCATGTCTTCAAAATCTTTGAGCTGGAAGAACAGATGTTCGGATTGCTTCTGGATTGGGGTTGCGCCGGAAATGACCGACACCGCGTTTTTCAGCTCGGTCGGTGAGTACGTCGCGCCGCAGGCTTCGCAGTTGTCGCCGTATTGATCTTTGGCACCGCACTTGGGGCACTCGCCTTTGACGAAACGATCAGGCAGGAACATTTCCTTGACCGGATCATAGGCCTGTTCGATGCTGCGAACTGCGATGTGACCGTTGGCGTTGAGCTGATTGAAAATCTGTTCGGCCAGTGCGCGGTTTTCGTCCGAATGTGTGCTGTGGAAATTGTCAAAGGCGACGCCAAATTCGGCGAAGTCGCGTTGTTGCTCTGCACTGATTTTTTTCACCAGTTCAGCAGGTTCCATGCCCTGCTTTTGTGCATGCAGCATGATGGGGGTGCCGTGGGCATCGGAGGCGCAGACGTAGTAGGTTTCATGCCCGCGCATTTTCTGGAACCGGGCCCAGATGTCGGTCTGAATGTATTCCACCATGTGGCCGAGATGGATCGGGCCGTTGGCATAGGGCAGGGCACTGGTGATCAGGAGTTTGCGTTTTTTTAGGTTCATGAGCTCATTATCAAGCGCTAATACAGCAACTTAGGCGAAAAATCAAAGCGCAGCATTATAGCAGAACTTTTCTTAATTAATTCAGACTAGAATGGCGGGATCATGTAAAATGGTACGCCAAAAAACTAGCGTTGTGTGTGGTTTTGGAGGAGAACATGTCCGTTTCCCAGTTACAGGTTGAAACCAGCCTGAAGTCCTATGTTGATCCTTACCTGAATAAAGACCTGGTCAGTGCCGGTGCAGTAAAGAAAATTACCGTCGAAGGCGGTGATGTCAGCGTGGAAATTTTGTTGGGATTTCCAGCCAAGGGCTATGAGAGCCGCTTGCGTGAGGCGCTGACGGCCAAAGTGCGTCAGATCGCTGGCGTGGGCGCAGTGAACATCAGCATCAGCAGCCGCATCCAGAAGCATGCAGTGCAGCATGGTGTTAAGCCTATGGCAAACATCAAAAATATTATCGCCGTTGCCTCGGGCAAGGGCGGGGTGGGCAAGTCCACCACCGCTGCCAATTTGGCGTTGGCGCTGGTGGCTGAAGGTGCCAAGGTCGGCATTCTGGACGCGGACATTTACGGTCCGAGCCAGCCACGGATGTTGGGCATCAAGGATCGTCCCGAGTCCAAAGACGGCAAGACCATGGAGCCGCTGGAAAATCACGGCCTGCAGGCGATGTCCATCGGTTTTCTAATCGATGAGGAAAGTCCGATGATCTGGCGTGGTCCGATGGTGACCCAGGCGCTGGAGCAGTTACTCAACGAAACCAACTGGCATGACCTGGACTATCTGGTGATCGATCTGCCGCCGGGAACCGGCGACATTCAGTTGACGCTGTCGCAGCGGATTCCGGTCAGTGGCGCGGTGATTGTTACCACGCCGCAGGACATTGCCTTGCTGGATGCGCGCAAGGGGCTGAAAATGTTCCAGAAAGTGAATGTGCCGGTGCTGGGTATTGTCGAGAACATGAGCATCCACATTTGCAGCAAGTGCGGCCACGCTGAGCATATTTTCGGCGAAGGCGGCGGTCAGCGCATGGCGACGGACTACGACGTGGAGTTTCTGGGCTCTCTGCCGCTGGATATTCGCATTCGCGAGCAGGCCGACGGCGGCACGCCAACGGTGTTGGCAGACCCCAATGGCAAAATTGCGGAAATTTATCGGGAAATCAGCCGCCATGTGGCAGCACGTTTGGCCTCTCAGGGCCGAGATTATTCAGCCAAATTCCCCAATATCGTGATTCAAAACAGTTAAAAAAATTAGACGGACGCAGTGATGAGCATAAAGTCAGACAAGTGGATTCGCCGTATGGCAGAAGCCGAGGGCATGATTGAACCGTTTGAGCCGGGCCAGGTGAAAACCAATGCGAGTGGACGAATCGTTTCCTACGGTACGTCCAGCTATGGTTACGACGTGCGTTGTGCCGACGAATTCAAGATTTTCACCAACATTAACTCTGCGGTGGTGGATCCCAAAAACTTCTCTGAAGCCAGTTTTGTGGATGTGAAGTCTGACGTGTGCATCATCCCGCCCAACTCGTTTGCCTTGGCGCGGACGGTGGAATACTTCCGGATTCCGCGCAATGTGCTGACGATTTGTCTGGGCAAGTCCACCTATGCGCGTTGCGGCATTATCGTTAACGTCACGCCGCTGGAACCGGAGTGGGAAGGCCATGTGACGCTGGAGTTCTCCAATACCACGCCGCTGCCGGCGAAAATATATGCCAACGAAGGCGTGGCACAGATGCTGTTCCTGGAGTCCGATGAGGTGTGTGAGACCTCCTATCGTGACCGTTCGGGTAAATACCAGGGGCAGGTTGGGGTCACCTTGCCCAGGACGTAATAAGTCTAAGTTTCCTTTAAAAAAGCATGGAAATGTAACCGGGATTACATTTTGCATTTACTGAGTTGAGCGGCTCTTGAAACCAACGACCAAGGCCCCATATCCTGAGCTAAGGCTATGGTAATTGGCGAAAAATCAGTCAAGTAGGTTTTTCTCTGGTTTGGCCCGCAAATATGGGTTAATGTGGTACTGGCACGAGCCGATAACCTAAATGAGACAACTGCAGTTAATGTGGTTTTTTTGAGGAGGAAAGCCATGATCATCACGATAGACATGGTAACGGGGGAAGTCAGCGACGATTCCGTCTCCCAGCATGTTGCAGAGACAGGTTCCATCCGCCGGCCCGAGATGCGAATGCCGCGGAATCTTGAGCCAGGTTTGCAGACGTACGATTCCAGCGTTCCGCAAAAACCGGTCAATGGGTTTCCAGACAGTATGATTAATAGCCGTATCGATACGTTCATTGATCAGATGAATAAATAAGATAACAGAACACCGTAAAAAGCCGCTCCGGAGTGGGGCGGCTTTTTTTTGTCTCCGATTTGCCATGGCGGGCTTACACACTTTTACATTGTCGCTATCAACCCCTACCGGAAATGTGCGCTAAAAAGGTAGATGAGTGGCCTGAGAATCGGAAACGGGTAGAGGGAAGTATGCACATGTGGAAATGGCCATCGGCGGCGGAACAGGTGAGTTACCGCGCGTTGATTGTGGATGATTCGCAATCGCAGCGGATGCTGCAGCGAACCATTCTACAGGGCCTGGGGTTTGAGGTGGCTGAGGCAGTGGATGGGGCTGAGGCGCTACGCCAGATTGCAGAACACGATTTTGATGTGATTCTGATGGACAAAAACATGCCGGTTATGGATGGCGATCAGGCTTGTCGCGAAATACGGCAGACGCTGGGCAATGTGCTGGTGCCGATTTGTATGGTGACCGCCTCCAGTGATGATGCTGAGCTGGAACGTAGTTTGAAGGCGGGCGCGACGGATTTTATTCGCAAACCATTTAGCGAAACAGAGTATGCGGCGCGCGTGGTTCGTGCCGCACAGAGTAAACGTGTTACAGATCAATTGGACAGTGCTGAAGCGTTTATGTTTGCACTGGCGCGTATGGTTGAGGCGAAAGACGTAAATACCGGTGATCATTGCTCCAGATTGCAACATTTGTCACGGGTGTTTGGTGCCAGGCTGGGTTTGTCGGAATCTGAATTGCAAACCTTATGGCGTGGCGGTGTGTTGCATGATCTTGGCAAGTTGGGAATCCCCGATGCCATTTTGCTCAAGCGGGGGCCGCTGACGGCAGAGGAATGGGTGGTAATGAAAACTCATCCGCAGATAGGTGCCAACTTGTGTGCCAGTTTGAGCAGTATGCGGGCTACGGTACCCATTATTCTTTATCACCATGAGGCTTGGAATGGCAGTGGTTATCCGCATGGCTTGCAGGGCGAGGCAATACCTTATTTGGCGCGGGTGTTCCAAATTATCGATATCTATGATGCCTTGTCGAATGCGCGTCCCTACAAGCCGGCGATGTCAAATGACGAAGTGGTGCAGGTGTTAACAGATGAAATGAATCGTGGTTTGCGTGATCCGCAACTGACCACGGCTTTTATTGAATTGGTGCGCGAAGCACCACAAAGTTTGATTGTACCTAAAAGACAAGAAAAATATTTGGACGAACAAATTTTTGAACAGATTATGAGTGCAAGGGTGCAAGTGACTGGCCGGTCAACGGCTTAGAGAATGAGGACAAGGTTATGTTGAACTTGGCGATGAGTGATGCCGTACCCGAACGGACCGTGCTGGTAGTGGATGACAATGTTCAGTGGGGCGAGTGCCTGCGGGAATATTTTGAAATGGAAGGTTTCGAAGTTTTACTGGCAGAAAATGGCAAGGTCGCGTTGGAAATTTTAGGTAACCACCGGCCAAGCATTATTTTTACCGACATGATCATGCCGGAAACCGAGGGATTTGAATTTATCATCGCTGTGCGGCGGATGGATAAAGATATTCCCATTATCGCCATGTCCGGCGGATTGATCGGGCGCGCCGAATATTATCTGGACGTAGCCAAAAAAGCCGGCGCGAATTTCTGTTTGGACAAGCCATTTTCGTGGGCGACGCTGGAAGAGGTATTGGGGAAGTTTTTACCCGCCGGTAAATAAAAAAACAGGGCCCTTTCGGGCCCTGAATGTTTAGTAGCGAACAGTAAGTGCTCGAGTGGCAATATTGCCGCTGCTCAGATCCAGAATTCCTTCATGCCGCAGTGAACAGCGGATGGCTAACTTGATGCGGTATTGTTTGCCGTAGATTATTAGTGTTGGCCGGCAAGCCGGATTGATCATCTGGTCTGTGGTGATAGTCTCCGCAAGTTTACACATGGCGTCTTGCATAGTGTCCAGGAACTCGGCGTGATTTTCCAATCTGACAAAATTTAGTGGCTGCGACCCCGGTCGTAACGGCGGTAGCTGATGGCTTCCAGCAGGTGAGCGGTTTGGATGGCGTCGCTGTCGGCCAGATCGGCGATGGTGCGGGCGACTTTGAGGATGCGGTGGTAGGCGCGCACCGATAGTTTGAGTCGTTCCAGGGCGTTTTCCAGCAGCAACTGATCACTGGCGGTGAGTCGGCAATGGCGTTCGATTTCCTGATTGGACAATTGCGCATTGGTCTTGCCGCTGCGAGCCACCTGGCGCTGATGGGCATGCTCGACGCGCAACTGCACCGTCTGGCTGGCTTCAGTGTCGGCAGTGCCGGTTTGCGGGCGTAACAATTCCTTGGGCAAACGTGGCACTTCCAGTTGCAGGTCGATGCGATCGAGCAACGGGCCGGAGATTTTGTGACGATAGCGTGCGACCTGTTCAGGTGTG
This window contains:
- the rsxD gene encoding electron transport complex subunit RsxD; this encodes MKLLTPSSPHFHASNSVTRIMLIVLLALVPGLLTYGWFFGAGVYINLLLACVFALGLEALMLKLRNRPLAPFLSDGSALVTAFLLALSIPPIAPWWITLLGVFFAIVVAKHLYGGLGHNPFNPAMVGYAILLISFPREMTSWVASVDLRETSLGLSESLQIIFGQSGIDSVTGATPLDHIKTQLGQNHDISDILRDSPIFGELAGKGFEWVSIAFLLGGLLLIHKKIISWQIPAAVLISLAVCAGIFHLIDPEHYASPTFHLFAGATMLCAFFIATDPVSACTTPRGRIYFGIGIGVLIFVIRTWGGYPDAVAFAVLLMNLAAPTIDYYTRPRVFGYTDDEDDDE
- the rsxC gene encoding electron transport complex subunit RsxC, with the translated sequence MKLFSFFGGIKVPSYKESTCDLPSQRAPIPSRLILPLHQHIGSSAEVVVQPGEKVLKGQLIARATEYVSATLHAPTSGTVVSIDDQVVPHPSGMRAPCIVIEPDFQDTWAPRETHGQDFRTMAPSALRNLIREAGIVGLGGAGFPTYVKLNPGPGKLIDTLIINGAECEPYITCDDRLMQERPHDIIEGVKIIRHAVQAKNCIIAIEDNKPQAIAALQQALAEQNISDISIAIVPTRYPAGGEKQLIYTVTGLEVPANGLPLHVGVLCQNVATAAAVYYAVNRGEPLVSRYVTITGDVAQPRNLQVLIGTLVEDLVEFCGGNLRNSQRIIMGGPMMGFALHDSQVPIIKTSNCIIVDAGNVAVLPPRDRTMPCIRCGSCVEVCPVKLLPQQMYWLSKAEEFDKVQNYNLFDCIECGCCDYVCPSNIPLVQVYRFAKGQIWKRERDKQKADQARERHDFRQSRLEREKAEKEAKRLSKAAIDAVKNQTAPAAETPSAPNDGGDVKQAAILAALERAKAKKNQQQYQPRNTDNLTSEQQQAIVEADQRRAKIKAVTDPVNSSENSQE
- the rsxB gene encoding electron transport complex subunit RsxB; this translates as MLTAILVLSALATVFGLLLGFAAVFFKVEGDPLVEKIDKLLPQTQCGQCGFAGCRPYAQAMANGEAEINQCPPGGEPTIQALADLLGVQPKPLNPENGAEKPTMVAVIDENNCIGCTLCIQACPVDAILGAAKHMHTIIASECTGCELCLPPCPVDCIDMVPVAVPIEQWQWPVPQGLDAIPVVVKPFEARA
- the rsxA gene encoding electron transport complex subunit RsxA, which produces MTEFALILLSTVLVNNFVLVKFLGLCPFMGVSRKLETATGMALATTFVLTLSSICSYLVNTYLLIPFELEYLRTIAFILVIAVVVQFTEMVVHKTSPLLYQMLGIYLPLITTNCVVLGLALLNVQHEHGFLQSAVYGFGGAMGFSLALILFASLRERIAVGDVPLAFRGPAITLITAGLMSTAFMGFAGLVKG
- the metG gene encoding methionine--tRNA ligase → MNLKKRKLLITSALPYANGPIHLGHMVEYIQTDIWARFQKMRGHETYYVCASDAHGTPIMLHAQKQGMEPAELVKKISAEQQRDFAEFGVAFDNFHSTHSDENRALAEQIFNQLNANGHIAVRSIEQAYDPVKEMFLPDRFVKGECPKCGAKDQYGDNCEACGATYSPTELKNAVSVISGATPIQKQSEHLFFQLKDFEDMLRQWTGNGDNGEKSSTLQPEVSNKLREWFDAGLADWDISRDAPYFGFEIPDHKNKFFYVWLDAPIGYIASFKNLCAKQNIDFDSFWKKDSDAEVYHFIGKDILYFHSLFWPAMLEGGGFRKPSAVFCHGFLTVNGHKMSKSRGTFIKARTYLDHLNPEYLRYYFAARLNSRIEDLDLQFDDFTSRVNADLVGKVVNIASRCAGFISKRFDGKLSATLAEPELYQSFVDQAEIIAEHYEAREFGRATRDIMALADKANQYIDEKQPWVVAKQEGADQALQDICSMGINLFRVLMNYLKPVLPAMAQASEEFLNIDAMQWNSVAKPLRDHRINAFKPLMTRVDEKKIEAMIEASKEDIPAAAPAAKSSSTAQTMEPIFPTIEYDDFAKIDLRIARIVEADHVEGAEKLLRLQLDLGGETRQVFAGIKSAYSPEQLKGKLTVMVANLAPRKMRFGMSEGMVLAAGPGGKDLWILNPEEGAQPGMRVK
- the apbC gene encoding iron-sulfur cluster carrier protein ApbC, with protein sequence MSVSQLQVETSLKSYVDPYLNKDLVSAGAVKKITVEGGDVSVEILLGFPAKGYESRLREALTAKVRQIAGVGAVNISISSRIQKHAVQHGVKPMANIKNIIAVASGKGGVGKSTTAANLALALVAEGAKVGILDADIYGPSQPRMLGIKDRPESKDGKTMEPLENHGLQAMSIGFLIDEESPMIWRGPMVTQALEQLLNETNWHDLDYLVIDLPPGTGDIQLTLSQRIPVSGAVIVTTPQDIALLDARKGLKMFQKVNVPVLGIVENMSIHICSKCGHAEHIFGEGGGQRMATDYDVEFLGSLPLDIRIREQADGGTPTVLADPNGKIAEIYREISRHVAARLASQGRDYSAKFPNIVIQNS
- the dcd gene encoding dCTP deaminase, whose translation is MSIKSDKWIRRMAEAEGMIEPFEPGQVKTNASGRIVSYGTSSYGYDVRCADEFKIFTNINSAVVDPKNFSEASFVDVKSDVCIIPPNSFALARTVEYFRIPRNVLTICLGKSTYARCGIIVNVTPLEPEWEGHVTLEFSNTTPLPAKIYANEGVAQMLFLESDEVCETSYRDRSGKYQGQVGVTLPRT
- a CDS encoding response regulator, which gives rise to MHMWKWPSAAEQVSYRALIVDDSQSQRMLQRTILQGLGFEVAEAVDGAEALRQIAEHDFDVILMDKNMPVMDGDQACREIRQTLGNVLVPICMVTASSDDAELERSLKAGATDFIRKPFSETEYAARVVRAAQSKRVTDQLDSAEAFMFALARMVEAKDVNTGDHCSRLQHLSRVFGARLGLSESELQTLWRGGVLHDLGKLGIPDAILLKRGPLTAEEWVVMKTHPQIGANLCASLSSMRATVPIILYHHEAWNGSGYPHGLQGEAIPYLARVFQIIDIYDALSNARPYKPAMSNDEVVQVLTDEMNRGLRDPQLTTAFIELVREAPQSLIVPKRQEKYLDEQIFEQIMSARVQVTGRSTA
- a CDS encoding response regulator, with the translated sequence MLNLAMSDAVPERTVLVVDDNVQWGECLREYFEMEGFEVLLAENGKVALEILGNHRPSIIFTDMIMPETEGFEFIIAVRRMDKDIPIIAMSGGLIGRAEYYLDVAKKAGANFCLDKPFSWATLEEVLGKFLPAGK